The following are encoded together in the Paludisphaera mucosa genome:
- a CDS encoding T6SS phospholipase effector Tle1-like catalytic domain-containing protein: protein MNRNLVICCDGTNNQFGPENTNVVRLVQALDRDPGRQRLYYDPGVGTLPEPGRVTAAAKLASGWAGLALGVGLPGKVEQAYRYLMDAWEPGDRVFLFGFSRGAYTVRVLAALLHALGLLPRGNHNLTPYLMRLFSASRDAKREDQGGDSNYWKLSNQFRSTFARAVPGAAKDDRRFPVHFLGCWDTVASVGWVYNPRSYPYTRRNPSVAVVRHALALDERRWFFRQNEFRRAGGQDLVQAWFPGVHADVGGGYPERDGGLWREPFGWMAAEAQAHGLHLDPARLHAVLSRSPIPDEPWAEPMHESLTAAWRPFEYVPKFAWDWKTKRERLGLGRGRYRTLVYEDRPDEEVMIHASALRRIRAGGYAPAILADSFLDEVRALPDVPDLRPYRP from the coding sequence ATGAATCGGAACCTGGTGATCTGCTGCGACGGCACGAACAACCAGTTCGGGCCCGAGAACACCAACGTCGTCCGGCTCGTCCAGGCGCTCGACCGGGATCCGGGCCGTCAGCGGCTCTACTACGACCCGGGCGTCGGCACGCTGCCGGAGCCGGGGCGCGTCACGGCCGCGGCGAAGCTGGCGTCCGGATGGGCGGGCCTGGCCCTCGGCGTCGGGCTCCCGGGCAAGGTCGAGCAGGCGTATCGCTACCTGATGGACGCCTGGGAGCCCGGCGACCGGGTCTTCCTCTTCGGCTTCAGCCGGGGCGCCTATACCGTGAGGGTGCTGGCGGCCCTGCTGCATGCGCTGGGCCTCCTGCCGCGCGGCAATCATAACCTGACCCCCTACCTGATGCGCCTCTTCTCGGCCTCGCGCGACGCGAAGCGTGAGGATCAGGGGGGCGATTCCAACTACTGGAAGCTGAGCAACCAGTTCCGCTCGACGTTCGCGCGGGCCGTCCCGGGCGCGGCGAAGGACGACCGTCGGTTCCCGGTCCACTTCCTGGGCTGCTGGGACACCGTCGCCTCGGTCGGCTGGGTCTACAATCCCAGGTCGTACCCGTACACGCGACGCAACCCGAGCGTCGCGGTCGTCCGCCACGCCCTCGCGCTCGACGAGCGGCGCTGGTTCTTCCGCCAGAACGAGTTCCGCCGGGCCGGGGGCCAGGACCTCGTGCAAGCCTGGTTCCCCGGCGTGCACGCCGACGTCGGCGGCGGCTACCCCGAGCGCGACGGCGGCCTCTGGCGGGAGCCGTTCGGGTGGATGGCCGCCGAGGCGCAGGCCCACGGGCTGCATCTCGACCCGGCCCGCCTGCACGCCGTCCTGAGCCGCTCCCCCATCCCCGACGAACCCTGGGCCGAGCCCATGCACGAGTCGCTGACCGCGGCGTGGCGGCCCTTCGAGTACGTCCCCAAGTTCGCATGGGACTGGAAGACGAAGCGCGAGCGTCTGGGGCTCGGCCGCGGGCGCTATCGGACGCTGGTCTACGAGGACAGGCCGGACGAGGAGGTGATGATCCACGCCTCGGCCCTCAGGCGCATCCGCGCCGGCGGCTACGCCCCGGCGATCCTCGCCGACTCGTTCCTCGACGAGGTCCGCGCCCTGCCGGACGTCCCCGACCTGCGGCCCTATCGGCCCTGA
- a CDS encoding rhamnulokinase, with product MAKTTDYLALDLGAESGRGMLGRFDGDRLGLEEIHRFPNGPVRMLDTLYWDLPRLFDEMKTAIRMTAAAKASIDAIGVDTWGVDFGLIGRGDTLLGNPVHYRDPRTDGMLDAAFARIPRERIYEITGLQFLPFNTVYQLLALKTAGSPLLDVAETLLMMPDVLGWLLTGERAAERTDSSTTQLLDPRTGEWSDEICSALELPRSILPRLIEPGSELGTLRASVVEEVGLAKTVTVIAPPTHDTASAVVAVPTASATVGADSPPDWCYLSSGTWSLLGVEVPRPVVNEETYRYNFTNEGGVLGTTRLLKNIMGLWLVQESRRTWARAGNDLSYPQLMAMAMSSAPFGPLIDPDDPSFLSHGDMPARIVAFCKKTGQPAPESEGALIRTCLESLALKYRWTIERLESICRTKIKTIHIVGGGSQNTLLCQFAADACGRPVHAGPVEATAIGNILMQALGRKRIGSLQQLRAIVARSFPVTVFEPQNPRAWDDANGRFQELVKS from the coding sequence ATGGCGAAGACGACGGACTACCTGGCGCTGGACCTGGGCGCGGAGAGCGGGCGCGGGATGCTCGGGCGGTTCGACGGCGACCGGCTGGGGCTGGAGGAGATCCATCGCTTCCCCAACGGCCCGGTGCGGATGCTGGACACCCTCTACTGGGACCTCCCCCGGCTCTTCGACGAGATGAAGACCGCGATCCGCATGACCGCCGCGGCCAAGGCCTCGATCGACGCGATCGGCGTCGACACCTGGGGCGTCGACTTCGGTCTCATCGGCCGCGGCGACACCCTGCTGGGCAACCCGGTCCACTACCGCGACCCCCGCACCGACGGCATGCTCGACGCCGCCTTCGCCCGGATCCCCAGGGAGCGGATCTACGAGATCACCGGCCTCCAGTTCCTGCCGTTCAACACCGTCTACCAGCTCCTGGCGCTCAAGACCGCCGGCTCGCCGCTGCTCGACGTCGCCGAGACGCTGCTGATGATGCCCGACGTCCTGGGCTGGCTCCTGACCGGCGAACGCGCCGCCGAGCGCACCGACTCGTCGACCACCCAGCTCCTCGACCCCCGCACCGGCGAATGGTCGGACGAGATCTGCTCGGCCCTGGAGCTTCCGCGGTCGATCCTGCCGAGGTTGATCGAGCCCGGCAGCGAGCTGGGGACGCTGCGGGCCTCGGTCGTCGAGGAGGTGGGCCTGGCGAAGACCGTGACCGTGATCGCCCCGCCGACCCACGACACCGCCAGCGCCGTGGTCGCCGTGCCGACCGCCAGCGCGACCGTCGGCGCCGACTCGCCGCCCGACTGGTGCTACCTCAGCTCCGGGACCTGGTCGCTGCTCGGCGTCGAGGTCCCGCGGCCGGTCGTCAACGAAGAAACCTATCGGTACAACTTCACCAACGAGGGGGGCGTCCTGGGGACGACCCGGCTGCTCAAGAACATCATGGGCCTCTGGCTCGTGCAGGAGTCGCGGCGCACCTGGGCGCGGGCGGGCAACGACCTGAGCTACCCGCAGCTCATGGCGATGGCCATGTCGTCGGCCCCGTTCGGCCCCCTGATCGACCCCGACGACCCGTCGTTCCTCTCGCACGGCGACATGCCCGCCCGGATCGTCGCCTTCTGCAAGAAGACCGGCCAGCCGGCCCCCGAGTCGGAAGGGGCCCTGATTCGCACCTGCCTGGAGAGCCTGGCGCTCAAGTACCGCTGGACCATCGAGCGGCTGGAGTCGATCTGCAGGACGAAGATCAAGACGATCCACATCGTCGGCGGCGGGTCGCAGAACACGCTGCTCTGCCAGTTCGCCGCCGACGCCTGCGGCCGGCCCGTGCACGCCGGCCCCGTCGAGGCCACGGCCATCGGCAACATCCTGATGCAGGCCCTCGGCCGCAAGCGGATCGGCTCGCTGCAGCAGCTCCGCGCCATCGTCGCCCGCTCGTTCCCCGTCACCGTCTTCGAGCCCCAGAACCCCCGCGCCTGGGACGACGCCAACGGCCGGTTCCAGGAGCTGGTCAAGTCCTGA
- a CDS encoding L-lactate MFS transporter, producing the protein MVERASKVPPKAWGVTFAGMAVNLCLGILYAWSVWKANLVADKAHPAGSPMSGLNAGWTYLTDAQATSAYAACGMIFALTMIPGGRIQDRYGPRTGATLGGLFLASGCILAGLMKSYVGLLLGFGVLGGIGMGFGYAATTPAAVKWFGPHRRGLVAGLVVGGYGAAAIYIAPLAKTLIAAYGLSGSFIGLGVLFAVVVIVASRFLVFPPDDYLPPAAAITAKAAPTAVDWPAGRMLKTWQFYALVFLFIGSAQSGLLVIANAAPLLNATAGSLAFFAANAWILASYGGLVNAAGRVGTGFYSDGIGRANAYLINGAVSAACLFLMPRIIASGSVPLLFLAVGVAYWQYGGALALMPAFTADFFGPKNLGFNYGFVFLGWGVAFFVPQAAGYLKDATGGLDAAFTLSGALLAAAVVVSLFLKRPTLPPAAVES; encoded by the coding sequence ATGGTGGAGCGCGCATCGAAGGTCCCGCCCAAAGCTTGGGGGGTGACGTTCGCCGGGATGGCGGTCAACCTCTGCCTCGGGATCCTCTACGCCTGGAGCGTCTGGAAGGCGAACCTCGTCGCCGACAAGGCGCACCCGGCGGGCTCGCCGATGTCGGGGCTCAACGCGGGCTGGACCTACCTGACCGACGCCCAGGCGACCTCGGCCTACGCGGCCTGCGGGATGATCTTCGCCCTGACGATGATCCCCGGCGGCCGGATCCAGGACCGCTACGGGCCGAGGACCGGCGCGACGCTGGGCGGCCTCTTCCTGGCGTCGGGCTGCATCCTGGCGGGGCTGATGAAGTCGTACGTCGGGCTCTTGCTGGGCTTCGGGGTGCTGGGGGGGATCGGCATGGGCTTCGGCTACGCGGCGACGACCCCGGCCGCGGTGAAGTGGTTCGGCCCCCATCGCCGCGGGCTGGTGGCCGGCCTGGTCGTGGGCGGCTACGGCGCGGCGGCGATCTACATCGCGCCCCTGGCGAAGACGCTCATCGCCGCCTACGGGCTCTCGGGGAGCTTCATCGGCCTGGGAGTGCTCTTCGCGGTGGTCGTGATCGTGGCCTCGCGGTTCCTGGTCTTCCCGCCCGACGACTATCTGCCGCCGGCGGCCGCGATCACTGCGAAGGCCGCGCCGACGGCCGTGGACTGGCCGGCGGGGCGGATGCTGAAGACTTGGCAGTTCTACGCCCTGGTCTTCCTGTTCATCGGCTCGGCGCAGTCGGGCCTGCTCGTGATCGCCAACGCCGCGCCCTTGCTGAACGCGACGGCCGGGAGCCTGGCCTTCTTCGCGGCCAACGCCTGGATCCTCGCCTCGTACGGCGGCCTGGTGAACGCGGCGGGACGGGTGGGGACCGGCTTCTATTCGGACGGGATCGGCCGCGCCAACGCCTACCTGATCAACGGCGCGGTCTCGGCGGCCTGCCTGTTCCTGATGCCCCGGATCATCGCCTCGGGCAGCGTGCCGCTGCTGTTCCTGGCCGTCGGCGTGGCCTACTGGCAGTACGGCGGCGCGCTCGCCCTGATGCCGGCCTTCACGGCCGACTTCTTCGGGCCGAAGAACCTGGGCTTCAACTACGGCTTCGTCTTCCTGGGCTGGGGCGTCGCCTTTTTCGTCCCCCAGGCGGCCGGCTACCTGAAGGACGCCACCGGCGGCCTCGACGCGGCCTTCACCCTGTCGGGAGCCCTGCTCGCGGCGGCCGTGGTCGTCAGCCTCTTCCTCAAACGGCCCACGCTCCCGCCCGCGGCCGTCGAATCGTGA
- a CDS encoding DUF1559 domain-containing protein: MSESKRAGFTLIELLVVIAIIAVLIALLLPAVQSAREAARRAQCVNNLKQIGLAVHNFESTNGKFPDGVGPVPTATGVGPYIRSSVQAIILPYLEQASLFSTFNLGLDVNNTGQNETARCQLIGAFICPSDASATRMPGSIVYATSTGQIGYSNYFASIGATAALLFDTATATAETNSSTLGIFNYKMNLTGSLATNPKFRSVESVIRIASVTDGTSNTSLFSETRRSPLPASPASNPMDKNQVHRLSTWDATVDNYAPRIPDCDTTTALTPLPYRGQQYYRGQQFVSTYSHTVQPNYRGFDCMDSAFGSGHIAARSYHSGGVNVGLADGSVRFVKDSVSLPAWRALGTRTGGEIISADSL; encoded by the coding sequence ATGTCCGAATCGAAACGCGCGGGCTTCACGCTGATCGAGCTGCTGGTGGTGATCGCGATCATCGCCGTCCTGATCGCCCTGCTGCTGCCGGCCGTGCAGTCGGCCCGCGAGGCCGCCCGCCGCGCCCAGTGCGTCAACAACCTGAAGCAGATCGGCTTGGCGGTGCACAACTTCGAGTCGACCAACGGCAAGTTCCCGGACGGCGTCGGGCCGGTGCCGACGGCGACGGGCGTGGGCCCGTACATCCGGTCGTCGGTCCAGGCGATCATCCTGCCGTACCTGGAGCAGGCGAGCCTCTTCTCGACGTTCAACCTGGGGCTCGACGTGAACAACACGGGCCAGAACGAGACGGCGCGGTGCCAGCTCATCGGGGCGTTCATCTGCCCCTCGGACGCCTCCGCGACCCGCATGCCGGGGAGCATCGTCTACGCGACGAGCACCGGCCAGATCGGCTACTCGAACTACTTCGCGAGCATCGGGGCGACCGCGGCCCTCCTGTTCGACACGGCGACGGCCACGGCCGAGACGAACTCGTCGACGCTGGGGATCTTCAACTACAAGATGAACCTGACCGGCTCGCTGGCGACCAACCCCAAGTTCCGGTCGGTCGAGAGCGTCATCCGGATCGCCTCGGTGACCGACGGGACCTCGAACACGTCGCTCTTCTCCGAGACCCGGCGCTCGCCGCTGCCGGCGTCGCCCGCGTCGAACCCGATGGACAAGAACCAGGTCCACCGCCTCTCGACCTGGGATGCGACCGTCGACAACTACGCCCCCAGGATCCCCGACTGCGACACCACGACGGCGCTCACCCCGCTCCCCTATCGCGGGCAGCAGTACTATCGGGGCCAGCAGTTCGTCTCGACCTACAGCCACACCGTCCAGCCCAATTATCGGGGGTTCGACTGCATGGACTCCGCCTTCGGCTCCGGCCACATCGCCGCGCGGAGCTACCACTCGGGCGGCGTGAACGTCGGGCTGGCCGACGGCTCGGTCCGCTTCGTCAAGGACTCGGTCAGCCTGCCGGCCTGGCGGGCCCTGGGCACCCGGACCGGCGGCGAGATCATCAGCGCCGACTCGCTCTGA
- a CDS encoding aldo/keto reductase: MRTHSFGPAARPVAAIGQGTWESDRGDRAAAVAALRRGLDLGMTHVDTAEMYGEAEPLVAEAVAGRRDEVFLVSKVLPSNASRKGTVAACERSLARLKTDRLDAYLLHWRGSHPLAETIAAFEALREAGKILSWGVSNFDVDDLDEALAVAGEGRIACNQVLYHLQERAIEHAVAPWCEAHGVAVVGYTPFGRGAFPKPGSPAGRALQEVADARGASPRQVVLAFLTRRPSLFAIPKASNAEHAAENAGAGALQLTDAEIGRLDAAFPVGPKPRSLPML, translated from the coding sequence ATGAGGACGCATTCGTTCGGGCCCGCGGCGCGACCGGTGGCGGCGATCGGCCAGGGGACCTGGGAGAGCGACCGGGGCGACCGGGCCGCGGCGGTCGCCGCGCTGCGTCGGGGGCTCGACCTGGGCATGACGCACGTCGACACGGCCGAGATGTACGGCGAGGCCGAGCCGCTCGTCGCCGAGGCGGTCGCGGGGCGACGCGACGAGGTCTTCCTGGTCTCGAAGGTCCTGCCGTCGAACGCCTCGCGGAAGGGGACCGTCGCGGCCTGCGAACGCTCGCTGGCCCGGCTGAAGACCGACCGGCTCGACGCCTATCTGCTGCACTGGCGGGGGTCGCACCCGCTCGCGGAGACGATCGCGGCGTTCGAGGCCCTCCGCGAGGCCGGCAAGATCCTGTCGTGGGGCGTGAGCAACTTCGACGTCGACGACCTGGACGAGGCGCTCGCCGTCGCCGGCGAGGGCCGGATCGCCTGCAACCAGGTCCTCTACCACCTCCAGGAGCGGGCGATCGAGCATGCGGTGGCCCCCTGGTGCGAGGCCCATGGCGTCGCGGTCGTCGGCTACACCCCGTTCGGCCGCGGCGCGTTCCCGAAGCCGGGCTCGCCGGCGGGCCGGGCGCTGCAGGAGGTCGCCGACGCCCGCGGCGCCTCGCCGCGCCAGGTCGTCCTCGCCTTCCTGACCCGCCGGCCGTCCCTCTTCGCGATCCCCAAGGCGTCGAACGCCGAACACGCCGCCGAGAACGCCGGGGCCGGCGCGCTGCAATTGACCGACGCGGAGATCGGCCGCCTCGACGCCGCCTTCCCGGTCGGCCCGAAGCCCCGCTCGCTGCCGATGCTCTAA
- a CDS encoding class I SAM-dependent methyltransferase — protein MSEAEARDEVLDTDAGEFPLLDYRLRRGGREWTVLHVAAILTDEDETRALVRKTNRLPYGVSLWPSAIALGHEVAVRAADFRGRSVLELGAGVGLPGIVAASLGGRAVQTDRDELALHLCRRNAERNGLGAIDHRLADWTEWAETGRYDWILAADVLYSDSLHPHLRRIFETNLAPGGRVLLSDPFRPDGLRFLEGLEAIGWTVTFSKWEVGDEATPRTIGVFELTPPTGPR, from the coding sequence ATGAGCGAGGCCGAGGCGCGAGACGAGGTGCTCGACACCGACGCCGGGGAGTTCCCGCTGCTCGACTACCGCCTGCGGCGGGGCGGGCGCGAGTGGACCGTCCTGCACGTCGCGGCGATCCTGACCGACGAGGACGAGACGCGAGCCCTCGTCCGGAAGACGAACCGGCTCCCTTACGGGGTCTCGCTGTGGCCCTCGGCCATCGCCCTGGGCCACGAGGTCGCCGTCCGCGCGGCCGACTTCCGCGGCCGGAGCGTCCTGGAGCTGGGGGCCGGCGTGGGGTTGCCGGGGATCGTCGCCGCGTCGCTCGGCGGCCGCGCGGTGCAGACCGACCGCGACGAGCTGGCGCTGCACCTCTGCCGACGCAACGCCGAGCGCAACGGCCTGGGCGCGATCGACCACCGCCTGGCCGACTGGACCGAGTGGGCCGAGACGGGCCGCTACGACTGGATCCTCGCCGCCGACGTCCTGTACAGCGACTCGCTCCACCCCCACCTCCGGCGGATCTTCGAGACCAACCTCGCCCCCGGCGGCCGGGTCCTCCTCTCCGACCCCTTCCGGCCCGACGGCCTGCGCTTCCTGGAAGGACTGGAGGCGATCGGCTGGACGGTCACCTTCTCGAAATGGGAGGTCGGCGACGAGGCGACGCCCCGCACCATCGGCGTCTTCGAGCTGACGCCGCCGACCGGGCCTCGTTAG
- a CDS encoding serine/threonine-protein kinase: MDANRDLLFGLLAFQTGAIDADQLAETCAGLDAGRTQGAGAALAADGTLTDDQRAALERLVEERLERHAGDVQATLAATFDGRSLDVVRAAAPRAIAPAVAAAAASAAEEATLGAAGPAVGHVLISTIDKGAGHDEEGRDPRYTLTHLHAKGGMGQVWKARDGALGREIALKELRPESAGDSVVWSRFLYEAKVTARLEHPGVVPVYEMGGGESPYYTMRFVKGRTLGEATRAYHKARAAGTEDHVDLVNLLTAFVSVCNAIDYAHSRGIIHRDLKGQNVVLGDFGEVIVLDWGLAKQIGVDGQAGDAADVEAPPEPEAATLAGAPEDLATLAVDSPSRAEAAPDGLDATLAAGATAAAPPRPAASPADADSTLPPGAAPAHAARSGDSSKGSGAGAGSGSGGRGQGKESGAGPEGTIQGQLLGTPAYMAPEQARGRHDLIDFRTDVYGLGAILYELLAGQPPFLGKKTAEILYKVSHESPATVRSHNPQAPLDLQAVCLKALAKEREDRYQTAGELARDVQRHLADEPVTAYVEPWPRRAARWARKHKTAVAAATVLLLASTVASGVGTVVVNRWRDEAEAQGAIARGTVNDMYGRLGEGWLEDRLDPLQKDFMEKTVAFYEGQTGRAADDPAVQLEHGEMLRRMGNVYAKFGRRDDAEKAYRRGRDLLRPLVAARRSDPEPRRVLASTEIRFAEALFRQDRFDEAAALFASADDLIRPLATPDFATVEDRRLLARELRSKAQLLRRRGDLPATGPACIEARDLLEKALAAAPDSPEVVGELAQAEDYLARYRRETGESDKAEAASRRSYELLDKLVAEYPTIPRHREGLYHACAEMGRLAYEASRFDDAAILWGRGWNEASRLAGDYPDRPEYGLNLAAASTNYGGVLVELARLREAEPILRKAVELNTELASRTPDDRQVRFDLAKCRFNLGYLLLKRGRLDEAIAEIEKARDLNGTLVVELPDVPRNAHLQATYLSRLGEALDAAGRPGSEPAYDQALDLLRKLTDKHPANATYRLDLARCLSGLGHQKVAAGKPAEAEKDFEAALVQLDGLADKGARPSAEALRETSTVLSNLGSARQGLGKGDAEGPLRRAVAISEELARREPPAAEDLESLAVARVGLAESLQARGAAAEAAPLFAQAAEGMAGLVAKAPADPRLHYFLGYILAKQAATREKPEDARVGLEEAVAHVKQAVEATTGRNPSYRDLLTETLASLSDADLKLAAYEDARRVAMEIPRNAVAPAPSCLAAARLLARLASLARKDVKLNVAQRDDLERKGLAGAVLLLREALDADPGLEAEVKGDPAFKDLLAHAEYQLLLGSLAEPAGTRK, encoded by the coding sequence ATGGACGCGAACCGCGACCTCCTGTTCGGCCTGCTCGCCTTCCAGACCGGGGCGATCGACGCCGACCAGCTCGCCGAGACCTGCGCCGGGCTCGACGCGGGTCGGACGCAGGGCGCGGGTGCGGCCCTGGCGGCGGACGGGACGCTGACCGACGACCAGCGGGCGGCGCTCGAGCGGCTGGTCGAGGAGCGGCTCGAACGCCACGCCGGCGACGTCCAGGCGACCCTGGCCGCGACGTTCGACGGCCGCTCGCTCGACGTGGTGCGCGCCGCGGCCCCGCGGGCGATCGCCCCGGCGGTCGCGGCTGCGGCGGCTTCGGCGGCCGAGGAGGCCACCCTGGGGGCGGCGGGGCCGGCCGTCGGCCACGTCCTGATCTCGACCATCGACAAGGGGGCCGGTCATGACGAAGAGGGACGCGACCCCCGTTACACGCTGACCCACCTCCACGCCAAGGGGGGCATGGGCCAGGTCTGGAAGGCGCGCGACGGCGCCCTCGGCCGCGAGATCGCGCTCAAGGAGCTGCGGCCGGAATCGGCGGGCGACTCGGTCGTCTGGTCGCGGTTCCTGTACGAGGCCAAGGTGACGGCGCGGCTGGAGCATCCCGGCGTCGTCCCGGTGTATGAGATGGGGGGCGGCGAGTCCCCGTACTACACGATGCGGTTCGTCAAGGGCCGCACGCTCGGCGAGGCGACCCGCGCCTACCACAAGGCCCGCGCCGCCGGGACCGAGGACCACGTCGATTTGGTGAACCTGCTGACGGCGTTCGTCTCCGTCTGCAACGCGATCGACTACGCCCACTCGCGCGGGATCATCCACCGCGACCTCAAGGGGCAGAACGTCGTCCTGGGAGACTTCGGCGAGGTCATCGTGCTCGACTGGGGCCTCGCCAAGCAGATCGGCGTGGACGGCCAGGCGGGCGACGCGGCCGACGTCGAGGCCCCCCCGGAACCCGAGGCCGCCACCCTCGCCGGCGCCCCGGAGGACCTCGCCACCCTCGCCGTCGATTCCCCCTCCCGCGCCGAGGCCGCCCCGGACGGGCTCGACGCGACCCTCGCCGCCGGCGCGACCGCCGCCGCTCCGCCCCGGCCGGCCGCGAGCCCGGCCGACGCCGACTCCACCCTCCCCCCGGGAGCCGCGCCCGCCCACGCCGCACGATCGGGCGATTCGTCGAAGGGCTCGGGAGCGGGGGCCGGCTCGGGCTCGGGCGGGCGGGGGCAAGGCAAGGAATCGGGGGCGGGGCCCGAGGGGACGATCCAGGGCCAGCTCCTGGGCACGCCGGCCTACATGGCGCCCGAGCAGGCCAGGGGCCGCCACGACCTGATCGACTTCCGGACCGACGTCTACGGCCTGGGCGCCATCCTCTACGAGCTGCTCGCCGGCCAGCCGCCGTTCCTGGGCAAGAAGACGGCCGAGATCCTCTACAAGGTGTCGCACGAGTCCCCCGCGACGGTCCGCTCGCACAACCCGCAGGCCCCGCTCGACCTCCAGGCGGTCTGCCTGAAGGCCCTCGCCAAGGAGCGCGAGGACCGCTATCAGACGGCCGGCGAGCTGGCGAGGGACGTGCAGCGGCACCTCGCCGACGAGCCGGTGACCGCCTACGTCGAGCCCTGGCCCCGCCGCGCCGCGCGGTGGGCGCGGAAGCACAAGACGGCCGTCGCCGCGGCGACGGTCCTGCTCCTGGCCTCGACGGTCGCCTCGGGCGTCGGCACGGTCGTCGTGAACCGCTGGCGGGACGAGGCCGAGGCCCAGGGCGCCATCGCCCGCGGGACGGTCAACGACATGTACGGCCGGCTCGGCGAGGGCTGGCTCGAAGACCGGCTCGACCCGCTCCAGAAGGACTTCATGGAGAAGACGGTCGCCTTCTACGAGGGCCAGACCGGCCGCGCCGCCGACGACCCGGCCGTCCAGCTCGAGCACGGCGAGATGCTCCGGCGGATGGGCAACGTCTACGCCAAGTTCGGCCGCCGCGACGACGCCGAGAAGGCCTACCGCCGCGGCCGGGACCTGCTCAGGCCGCTCGTCGCCGCGCGCCGATCCGACCCCGAGCCCCGGCGGGTGCTGGCCTCGACCGAGATCCGGTTCGCCGAGGCGCTCTTCCGCCAGGACCGCTTCGACGAGGCCGCGGCCCTGTTCGCCTCGGCCGACGACCTGATCCGGCCGCTGGCGACCCCCGACTTCGCGACCGTCGAGGACCGCCGGCTGCTGGCCCGCGAGCTGCGCTCGAAGGCCCAGCTCCTCCGCCGCCGCGGCGACCTGCCCGCGACGGGGCCGGCGTGCATCGAGGCCCGCGACCTGCTGGAGAAGGCCCTGGCCGCGGCCCCCGACTCGCCCGAGGTCGTCGGCGAGCTCGCCCAGGCCGAGGACTACCTGGCCCGCTACCGCCGCGAGACGGGCGAGTCCGACAAGGCCGAGGCGGCCTCCCGGCGGAGCTACGAGCTGCTCGACAAGCTGGTCGCCGAATACCCGACGATCCCCCGCCATCGCGAGGGCCTCTACCACGCCTGCGCCGAGATGGGCCGGCTCGCCTACGAGGCCTCCCGGTTCGACGACGCCGCGATCCTCTGGGGCCGCGGCTGGAACGAGGCCTCGCGGCTCGCCGGCGACTACCCCGACCGCCCCGAGTACGGCCTGAACCTGGCCGCGGCGTCCACCAACTACGGCGGCGTCCTGGTCGAGCTGGCCCGACTCCGCGAGGCCGAGCCGATCCTCCGGAAGGCCGTCGAGCTGAACACGGAGCTCGCGTCGCGTACGCCCGACGACCGCCAGGTGCGTTTCGACCTGGCCAAGTGCCGCTTCAACCTCGGCTACCTGCTCCTGAAGCGGGGCCGGCTCGACGAGGCGATCGCCGAGATCGAGAAGGCCCGCGACCTGAACGGGACGCTCGTCGTCGAGCTGCCCGACGTCCCCCGCAACGCCCACCTCCAGGCGACCTACCTCAGCCGCCTGGGCGAGGCCCTCGACGCCGCCGGCCGCCCGGGCTCCGAGCCCGCCTACGACCAGGCGCTCGACCTGCTGCGCAAGCTCACCGACAAGCATCCCGCCAACGCCACCTATCGGCTCGACCTGGCGCGCTGCCTGTCCGGCCTCGGCCATCAGAAGGTCGCCGCCGGCAAGCCCGCCGAGGCCGAGAAGGACTTCGAGGCCGCGCTCGTCCAGCTCGACGGCCTCGCCGACAAGGGGGCCAGGCCCTCCGCCGAGGCCCTCCGCGAGACGTCGACCGTCCTGAGCAACCTGGGGAGCGCCCGCCAGGGGCTCGGAAAGGGGGACGCCGAGGGGCCGCTCCGGCGGGCCGTCGCCATCTCCGAGGAGCTGGCGCGTCGCGAGCCGCCCGCCGCCGAGGACCTCGAATCGCTGGCCGTCGCCCGCGTCGGGCTCGCCGAATCGCTCCAGGCCCGGGGCGCCGCCGCCGAGGCCGCACCCCTGTTCGCGCAGGCCGCCGAGGGCATGGCCGGGCTGGTCGCGAAGGCGCCGGCCGACCCCAGGCTGCACTACTTCCTGGGTTACATCCTCGCCAAGCAGGCCGCGACGCGCGAGAAGCCCGAGGACGCCCGCGTCGGCCTGGAAGAGGCCGTCGCCCACGTCAAGCAGGCCGTCGAGGCGACGACCGGCCGGAACCCCTCGTACCGCGACCTGCTCACCGAGACCCTGGCGTCGCTGTCGGACGCCGACCTGAAGCTGGCCGCCTACGAGGACGCCCGGCGGGTGGCGATGGAGATCCCCCGCAACGCCGTGGCCCCCGCGCCCAGCTGCCTCGCCGCGGCCCGGCTGCTGGCCCGCCTGGCGTCCCTGGCCCGCAAGGACGTCAAGCTCAACGTCGCCCAACGCGACGATCTGGAGCGCAAGGGGCTCGCGGGCGCGGTCCTCCTGCTCCGCGAGGCGCTCGACGCCGACCCGGGGCTCGAGGCCGAGGTCAAGGGCGACCCCGCCTTCAAGGACCTGCTCGCCCACGCCGAGTACCAGCTCCTCCTCGGCAGCCTCGCCGAGCCGGCCGGCACCCGCAAGTGA